In a genomic window of Candidatus Omnitrophota bacterium:
- a CDS encoding proline--tRNA ligase codes for MRWTQSLIPTLKEDPQDAEVISHKLMIRAGLVRKLFSGAYSYLPLGLKVLQKVSNIIREEMNFKGSQEVLLPAMQPPELWKKTGRYDLLGEVLIKFRDRHNKELVLGPTHEEIITDLVANNVKSYKDLPLILYQIQTKFRDEPRPRFGVMRTSEFIMKDAYSFDRDIEGMEASYRKMYDAYCRIFERCGLPYIPVEADPGMMGGSVSHEFMVPSEAGEDNIVICQKCKYAASTHIAACKTTPEGKSSKSEKKLPIAEVETPGVSTIEKVSEFLKVDPVKLVKTLLYKSDDNVVALLVRGDFDANETKLKNYLKCGVLGLVDEKTIQEVTGAPVGFSGPVGLKNVRIVADNSVKDMVNLVTGANKKDAHLINVNMGRDFEVKEFSDLRTITKDDKCPVCGKPVDVKRAIEVGHTFKLGTKYSETLNAKILDAQGKADTIIMGCYGIGVTRIIPTLIETSNDKDGIIWPLSIAPYQILIVALNMASKKVKEVSDAAYAELVKSGYDVLYDDRDISAGIKFKDADLVGIPIQIVIGEKNAKKDIVEIKMRRDKKVIEVKSAELIANLKSLIPA; via the coding sequence ATGCGTTGGACACAAAGTTTAATACCTACACTTAAAGAAGATCCTCAGGACGCCGAAGTTATAAGTCACAAGCTTATGATCAGGGCGGGCCTCGTAAGAAAGCTGTTTTCCGGAGCGTATTCATATCTTCCTCTGGGGCTTAAGGTTTTGCAGAAAGTAAGCAATATAATACGCGAAGAGATGAACTTTAAGGGTTCCCAGGAGGTATTGTTGCCCGCTATGCAGCCGCCGGAACTATGGAAGAAGACCGGCCGTTATGATCTTTTGGGCGAAGTCTTGATAAAGTTTAGAGATAGGCATAATAAGGAATTAGTGCTCGGGCCTACCCACGAAGAGATAATAACTGATTTAGTCGCCAATAATGTAAAATCCTATAAAGATCTTCCTTTAATATTATATCAGATACAGACGAAATTCAGAGATGAGCCAAGGCCGCGTTTTGGTGTTATGAGGACATCAGAATTCATAATGAAGGATGCGTACAGTTTTGACCGCGATATAGAAGGCATGGAAGCGAGTTACAGGAAGATGTACGATGCATACTGCAGAATATTCGAAAGGTGCGGCTTGCCTTATATTCCCGTTGAGGCCGATCCGGGTATGATGGGCGGATCTGTGTCGCATGAATTTATGGTGCCGTCAGAAGCCGGTGAAGACAATATAGTCATATGCCAGAAGTGTAAGTACGCCGCCAGCACGCATATCGCCGCTTGTAAAACCACGCCTGAAGGCAAATCCTCGAAATCCGAGAAAAAATTACCGATAGCGGAAGTAGAAACTCCCGGTGTAAGTACCATAGAAAAAGTTTCCGAATTTTTGAAGGTTGATCCGGTGAAGCTGGTTAAGACGCTATTATATAAATCCGACGATAATGTCGTCGCGCTATTGGTCAGGGGCGACTTTGACGCAAATGAGACAAAGTTAAAAAATTATCTTAAATGCGGCGTACTCGGACTGGTGGATGAAAAAACGATACAGGAAGTGACTGGCGCTCCGGTAGGCTTTTCAGGCCCGGTAGGATTGAAGAACGTGCGGATAGTCGCGGACAATAGTGTAAAGGATATGGTAAATCTTGTCACCGGAGCCAATAAAAAAGACGCACATCTTATAAATGTGAACATGGGCAGAGATTTCGAAGTAAAAGAATTTTCCGACCTTAGAACGATAACTAAAGATGATAAGTGTCCTGTATGCGGCAAGCCTGTAGATGTCAAACGGGCCATAGAAGTAGGACATACTTTTAAGCTTGGGACAAAATACTCCGAAACCCTTAATGCAAAGATCCTTGATGCCCAAGGGAAGGCAGATACGATAATAATGGGCTGTTACGGAATAGGCGTTACAAGGATAATACCCACACTGATTGAGACCAGTAATGATAAAGACGGTATCATATGGCCGCTTTCCATAGCGCCTTATCAGATATTGATAGTCGCGTTAAACATGGCCAGTAAGAAAGTGAAAGAAGTGTCAGATGCTGCTTATGCAGAGCTTGTTAAATCAGGATATGACGTCCTGTACGATGACCGCGATATTTCAGCCGGGATAAAATTTAAAGACGCGGACCTTGTAGGGATACCGATACAGATCGTTATAGGCGAAAAGAACGCCAAAAAAGATATCGTTGAAATAAAGATGAGGCGTGACAAGAAAGTAATAGAGGTCAAGTCCGCGGAGTTGATAGCAAACCTTAAGAGCCTTATTCCCGCATAA
- the rseP gene encoding RIP metalloprotease RseP: MSLIYFLIVLSILVLIHEFGHFIVAKKLGVRVEKFSFGFGPKLFSIKKGETEYLISAIPLGGYVKMAGDEPGEALKGERCEFLSRSILDRFNIIFAGPLLNYILAFVIFSVIFMFGSPTLTTEVGSLMNDYPAAKSGISIGDRVMQIDGKSVKYWEDMTAIIHKHLDGPIKLKIQRKDAIVDFEIQPVIRDMKDIFGKTNRIALLGIAPSQKIENVKYGFFDAFGMGFKKLVDLTVITYRALWSIICGKMSLKESMTGPIGIFIITGKAAQMGLIYLVHLMGLLSASLAIFNLLPLPVLDGGHILFLAIEKLRGKPLSMKTQEVIANVGVAFLILLTVFIFYNDIIKFGVFKNMAKFFK, from the coding sequence TTGTCATTAATCTATTTTTTGATCGTATTAAGCATCCTGGTTTTGATACATGAATTCGGCCATTTTATCGTGGCAAAAAAATTGGGTGTGCGTGTAGAAAAATTTTCTTTTGGTTTTGGCCCGAAGCTTTTTTCCATCAAAAAGGGCGAAACAGAGTATCTGATATCCGCGATTCCTTTGGGTGGATATGTGAAGATGGCCGGAGACGAGCCTGGCGAGGCATTAAAGGGCGAAAGATGCGAATTTTTATCGAGATCGATACTGGATCGCTTCAATATAATATTCGCGGGCCCACTTTTAAACTATATCCTGGCATTCGTAATATTCTCTGTTATATTTATGTTCGGAAGCCCTACTCTTACCACAGAGGTAGGGTCTCTCATGAACGACTATCCCGCGGCCAAGAGCGGTATATCTATAGGGGATAGAGTAATGCAGATAGACGGTAAAAGTGTCAAATACTGGGAAGATATGACGGCTATTATACATAAGCATCTGGATGGCCCCATAAAGTTGAAGATCCAGAGAAAGGATGCAATTGTAGATTTTGAGATACAGCCCGTCATCCGTGACATGAAAGATATCTTCGGCAAGACAAATAGAATTGCCCTTCTTGGCATAGCGCCGTCACAGAAGATAGAAAATGTTAAGTATGGATTTTTCGACGCGTTTGGAATGGGTTTTAAGAAGCTCGTGGACCTCACTGTTATAACCTACAGGGCGTTGTGGTCAATAATATGCGGCAAGATGTCGCTTAAAGAGTCTATGACGGGTCCTATAGGTATATTTATAATAACGGGTAAGGCGGCGCAGATGGGCCTGATATATCTTGTGCATCTTATGGGGCTATTGAGCGCGTCTCTTGCGATATTTAATTTGTTGCCTCTGCCTGTGCTTGACGGGGGGCATATATTGTTTCTCGCGATAGAGAAGTTGAGGGGGAAGCCTCTTTCTATGAAGACCCAGGAAGTTATCGCAAATGTCGGGGTGGCCTTTCTGATATTATTAACGGTATTTATATTTTACAATGACATAATAAAGTTCGGTGTGTTTAAAAATATGGCTAAATTTTTCAAATGA
- a CDS encoding phosphatidate cytidylyltransferase: MADNSSLGKRVVSSVIILTLVGLVIFCFPNWVFALLACAMIGLGLWEFFSLAEKKGIFVYKYFGILIGMLVPVIIYFQMGMEGYVTTEPFIIVIACLFTFVLLFTRRENSQALASVAVTMFGLLYIAWFFSFFIKLKFLPQGSLLVVFLIVVTKMGDVGAYFIGKSFGKHSLIPRISPNKTVEGTIGGLLFSVGSALAGKLYLPNFSFAHLLTLGFLLGILAQMGDLAESLIKRDCSVKDASGSIPGFGGMLDIIDSLIFTVPIFYFYVKVLV; encoded by the coding sequence ATGGCGGATAATAGTTCCCTGGGCAAAAGAGTTGTAAGTTCCGTAATAATACTTACTCTGGTGGGGCTCGTTATATTTTGTTTTCCGAATTGGGTCTTCGCGCTGCTTGCCTGCGCGATGATAGGCCTTGGGTTATGGGAATTTTTCAGCCTCGCGGAGAAGAAGGGTATATTCGTCTATAAATATTTTGGCATACTTATAGGTATGCTCGTTCCGGTAATAATATATTTTCAAATGGGTATGGAAGGCTATGTCACGACCGAGCCATTTATTATAGTGATAGCGTGTCTATTCACATTCGTTCTTTTATTTACAAGAAGGGAAAACTCACAGGCTCTTGCCAGCGTAGCGGTGACGATGTTCGGCCTTTTATACATAGCATGGTTCTTTTCATTTTTTATAAAACTGAAGTTTCTGCCGCAAGGGTCATTATTGGTGGTCTTTTTGATAGTTGTAACCAAGATGGGTGATGTAGGAGCGTATTTTATAGGAAAATCTTTCGGTAAACACAGTCTTATACCGCGCATCAGCCCCAATAAAACCGTTGAGGGGACAATAGGAGGCCTGCTTTTCAGCGTAGGCAGCGCCCTTGCGGGCAAACTATATCTTCCCAATTTTTCATTTGCGCATCTTTTGACCTTAGGGTTTCTATTGGGGATACTGGCGCAGATGGGAGACCTTGCCGAGTCGCTTATAAAAAGAGATTGTTCGGTCAAGGACGCCAGTGGCAGCATACCAGGATTCGGAGGCATGCTCGATATTATAGATAGTCTTATCTTCACCGTCCCCATATTTTATTTTTACGTAAAGGTGCTGGTTTAA
- the efp gene encoding elongation factor P has protein sequence MKASELKKGMMIEEDGQLYVVTDVDHKTPGNLRAIYQLTLKHLLDGRVTNKRFNPSDSVTKVDLEAKKAQYLFHDHAGFHFMDMETYDTIVLGDDILSDIKVYLKENAEIALLYHDHKPVTADLPVSMDFKVIESAPGARGDTSGKVTKPAKIETGLVVNVPLFIEEGEIIKVDTRTGQYLGRA, from the coding sequence ATGAAGGCATCAGAATTAAAAAAAGGAATGATGATAGAGGAAGACGGGCAGCTCTATGTCGTTACAGACGTAGACCATAAGACGCCCGGTAATTTACGCGCTATCTATCAGTTGACGCTCAAGCACCTGCTGGATGGCAGGGTAACAAATAAACGTTTCAATCCAAGCGATAGTGTTACAAAGGTTGACCTTGAGGCGAAGAAGGCCCAATATCTCTTCCATGACCACGCAGGTTTTCATTTTATGGACATGGAGACGTACGACACGATAGTCCTTGGCGATGATATATTGTCCGATATTAAGGTTTACCTTAAGGAGAATGCCGAGATAGCCCTGCTTTATCATGACCACAAGCCTGTTACGGCCGATCTTCCGGTAAGCATGGATTTTAAGGTAATCGAGTCCGCTCCCGGGGCTCGCGGCGATACATCGGGCAAGGTCACAAAACCCGCGAAGATTGAGACGGGCCTGGTGGTGAATGTGCCTCTTTTTATAGAAGAAGGCGAGATAATCAAGGTAGATACCAGGACTGGCCAATACCTGGGTAGGGCATAA
- the dxr gene encoding 1-deoxy-D-xylulose-5-phosphate reductoisomerase, which yields MPRRIAILGSTGSIGVNALKVASSLGKEVEIIALSADSNIKVLARQVNIFNPKVICVRDGSYAQKIKKIIPSCVKVLCGNDGLEEIASRADIDTVLFAISGLSCTKPLIKAIESKKKIALANKEALVSAGSIIMRLAKENGVNIIPIDSEHSAIFQCLEGKREYLKKLYLTATGGPLRDIPKSRFDRLSPNFILNHPKWKMGKKISVDSATMMNKGLEIIEAKWLFDVDAGDIEVVVHPEAIIHSMISLIDGTFFAQLSVPDMRLPIQYAITYPVRFDTKLRSLNFSQIRSLSLERPDTKKFPCLNLAQRALEMAGVYPALLNAANEEAVKKYLECKIKFSRIPYIIEKVLAGYTGSKIKELSLNEIIGAECWAREEALRLCH from the coding sequence ATGCCAAGAAGAATTGCCATCCTCGGCTCGACGGGCTCAATAGGAGTTAATGCGTTAAAGGTAGCGTCTTCCCTCGGTAAAGAGGTAGAAATTATCGCCCTTTCCGCCGATTCCAATATAAAGGTGTTAGCCCGGCAGGTTAATATTTTTAATCCCAAGGTAATATGCGTAAGGGATGGATCTTATGCGCAAAAAATAAAAAAAATAATCCCTTCGTGTGTAAAAGTGCTCTGCGGCAATGACGGCCTCGAAGAAATAGCTTCAAGAGCAGATATCGATACGGTTCTATTCGCTATAAGCGGCTTATCATGCACTAAACCCTTGATAAAGGCCATAGAAAGCAAAAAAAAGATAGCCCTTGCCAATAAAGAAGCGCTGGTAAGCGCGGGCTCTATCATAATGCGCCTTGCAAAAGAGAATGGCGTTAATATCATACCGATAGATAGCGAACATAGCGCGATATTTCAGTGCCTGGAAGGCAAAAGAGAGTATCTGAAGAAGCTCTATCTTACAGCCACCGGAGGGCCGCTTCGCGATATTCCAAAAAGCAGGTTTGATAGGTTATCCCCCAATTTTATTCTAAATCACCCTAAGTGGAAGATGGGTAAAAAAATATCAGTAGATTCAGCGACTATGATGAATAAAGGACTGGAGATTATTGAGGCTAAATGGCTTTTTGACGTGGACGCAGGCGATATTGAGGTCGTAGTGCATCCCGAAGCTATAATACATTCGATGATAAGTCTTATAGACGGCACTTTTTTCGCTCAATTGAGCGTTCCGGACATGCGCCTTCCGATTCAGTATGCGATAACATATCCGGTCCGCTTTGATACAAAATTGAGAAGTTTGAATTTTTCGCAGATAAGGAGTCTTTCGCTGGAAAGACCCGATACGAAGAAATTTCCGTGTCTTAACCTTGCGCAAAGAGCGCTTGAGATGGCAGGAGTGTATCCGGCGCTTCTCAATGCCGCCAATGAGGAGGCTGTGAAAAAATATTTGGAATGTAAAATTAAATTTAGCCGCATACCTTATATAATAGAGAAGGTGCTGGCCGGATACACCGGCTCAAAGATAAAGGAATTATCGTTGAATGAAATAATCGGTGCGGAATGTTGGGCAAGAGAGGAGGCCTTAAGACTTTGTCATTAA
- the ispG gene encoding flavodoxin-dependent (E)-4-hydroxy-3-methylbut-2-enyl-diphosphate synthase: MTRRKTRQVKVGNVKIGGNASVSIQSMAKFDTSNVARVVSQIEGLEKCGCEIIRVAVKTTEDAKAIKEIKKKIGIPLVADIHFDYRLALESIKSGADKIRLNPGNMKNRDEIAQVVRAAKKARIPIRIGVNSGSTSCDFVDSALKYVKLFEDLDFHDIIISLKGSDVSQTVEAYRRISKRCDYPLHLGVTASGPYDCGIIKSSIGIGTLLLDGIGDTIRVSLTAEPKTEVVAAKRILSSLGLRKFGPEIISCPTCGRCQVDLVSIVQELEDEFAAYGSKSKTKKPVTIAVMGCEVNGPGEASQADIGIAFGKGSGMLFKKGKIIRKVSVGNAIKELLKLL; the protein is encoded by the coding sequence ATAACCAGACGCAAAACAAGACAGGTTAAAGTCGGGAATGTAAAGATAGGAGGCAACGCGTCCGTATCGATACAGTCGATGGCGAAGTTTGACACATCTAACGTGGCAAGAGTTGTATCTCAGATTGAGGGCCTTGAAAAATGCGGATGTGAGATCATAAGAGTCGCGGTCAAGACAACCGAAGACGCGAAGGCGATCAAAGAGATAAAGAAGAAAATAGGCATACCGCTCGTTGCGGATATCCATTTTGATTATAGACTGGCGCTCGAGTCCATAAAAAGCGGCGCGGATAAGATACGCCTTAATCCCGGGAATATGAAGAATCGCGACGAGATTGCGCAGGTAGTGCGGGCCGCGAAGAAGGCAAGGATACCGATAAGGATTGGCGTCAATTCAGGATCGACATCGTGCGACTTCGTTGATTCGGCGTTAAAATACGTCAAATTATTTGAGGATTTGGATTTTCATGATATAATCATCTCTCTTAAAGGATCGGATGTTTCACAGACCGTAGAAGCTTATAGGAGAATATCGAAGCGGTGTGATTACCCACTGCATCTGGGTGTTACGGCTTCCGGTCCATACGATTGCGGTATAATAAAGTCATCGATAGGGATAGGTACGCTGCTTTTAGACGGCATAGGGGATACTATAAGAGTATCATTGACGGCCGAGCCCAAAACCGAAGTGGTGGCGGCAAAGAGAATTTTAAGCTCTTTAGGCTTGAGGAAATTCGGTCCGGAAATTATTTCGTGCCCTACATGCGGCCGCTGTCAGGTGGATCTTGTGAGCATAGTCCAGGAGTTAGAGGATGAGTTTGCGGCCTATGGCTCAAAGTCCAAAACAAAGAAGCCCGTAACAATAGCGGTGATGGGTTGCGAAGTGAATGGGCCCGGCGAAGCCAGTCAGGCCGATATAGGGATAGCATTCGGCAAGGGAAGCGGGATGCTGTTTAAAAAGGGAAAAATTATAAGAAAGGTTTCTGTAGGGAATGCTATTAAAGAGCTGTTGAAGCTCTTGTAG
- the rimP gene encoding ribosome maturation factor RimP, with translation MEITDRVRQVAEHHLDGRDIEVVDVIYRREQPGMVLRILIDKPEGVTIAECEELNNFLSIELDNQDVIQERYVLEISSPGLDRPIKTDRDFERSMGKLLEITTYERIDDKKAHEGTLMGMDKENIVVESDGISTVIPRNKIALARLKIEI, from the coding sequence ATGGAAATAACGGATAGAGTAAGACAAGTAGCCGAGCATCATCTGGACGGACGCGACATAGAGGTGGTAGATGTCATATATAGACGCGAACAGCCCGGTATGGTATTAAGGATACTTATAGATAAGCCGGAAGGCGTGACGATAGCCGAGTGTGAGGAGTTGAACAATTTTCTGAGCATAGAACTGGATAATCAAGACGTGATACAGGAGCGGTATGTATTAGAAATCTCCTCTCCGGGACTCGACAGGCCCATAAAAACCGACAGGGACTTCGAACGTTCTATGGGCAAGCTTTTGGAGATAACGACCTACGAGAGGATAGACGACAAAAAGGCCCATGAAGGCACATTAATGGGTATGGATAAAGAAAATATTGTGGTAGAATCCGATGGGATTAGCACAGTAATACCGAGAAATAAAATTGCTTTGGCCAGGCTAAAGATAGAGATTTAG
- a CDS encoding isoprenyl transferase → MSNTPEHVAIIMDGNGRWARKRGLPKIAGHRAGAKSVREVIKAAKESGVKILTLYTFSTENWKRPKHEVAALFKLLEDYLCKEIESFHKNDIKLSVIGRMEELPENTQRKLADVINKTKDNKSLILNLALNYGSRTEILDAVRKIADDCVLGRLKADQVDEKTFSRYLYTKDLPDPDLLIRTSGEMRVSNFLLWQISYAELYVTSKLWPDFRSSDFKKAVKEYQDRERRYGG, encoded by the coding sequence ATGTCTAATACACCAGAACACGTCGCGATCATAATGGACGGTAACGGCAGGTGGGCGAGGAAAAGAGGCCTGCCTAAAATAGCCGGGCACCGCGCCGGCGCAAAGTCGGTTAGGGAAGTTATCAAGGCCGCTAAAGAGTCCGGTGTAAAGATCCTTACCTTATATACATTCTCCACAGAAAACTGGAAGAGGCCTAAACATGAAGTGGCCGCGCTCTTCAAATTACTCGAAGATTATCTATGCAAAGAGATTGAATCCTTTCATAAAAATGATATAAAACTATCGGTTATAGGCAGGATGGAAGAGCTGCCTGAGAACACGCAAAGAAAGTTGGCGGATGTTATTAATAAGACAAAAGATAATAAATCCCTGATATTAAATCTGGCGCTGAACTATGGGAGCAGGACTGAAATATTGGATGCCGTGCGCAAGATAGCGGATGACTGCGTCTTGGGAAGGCTCAAGGCGGACCAGGTGGACGAAAAAACCTTTAGCAGATATCTTTATACAAAGGATCTTCCGGACCCCGACCTTTTAATAAGAACCTCCGGGGAGATGAGGGTATCAAATTTTCTTTTATGGCAGATATCGTACGCGGAATTATATGTGACAAGTAAGCTTTGGCCTGATTTCAGATCGTCCGATTTTAAGAAGGCGGTAAAAGAGTATCAGGACAGGGAGAGAAGATATGGCGGATAA
- the nusA gene encoding transcription termination factor NusA, protein MNEELLTILDHMEREKGIDKELLFKAIESALASAAKKIIGNKEAAVEAVIDRTTGEINIMSEGKVIKSAEFGRIAAQTAKQVIIQKIREAERDIVLEDYTKRIGTIVNGSVHRFEKGDIIIDLGKTEAVLPRSQQSQGERYKQGDRVRAYILEVNKTAHGPQVILTRSDVAFVKKLFEIEVPEIMDGIVEIRSMAREPGERTKIAVWSKDEKVDAVGACVGMRGSRVKDIVNELRGERVDIVRWSDDIKEYVKASLNPAEPLEITVDKANKRIGVVVADDQLSIGIGKHGQNVRLASRLIGWEIDIRGKEEKAKKAAEAVMGPAKAQEEPVAPTEPAPAVETTTEFNITSIEGVGPKIAKILKDAGFDTLEKIKNLTVEDLTKLQGIGEKTAQKIVKSAKGI, encoded by the coding sequence ATGAACGAAGAGTTGCTGACAATTTTGGATCATATGGAGCGCGAAAAGGGCATAGACAAAGAATTGCTATTCAAGGCGATAGAGTCTGCTCTTGCAAGCGCTGCCAAGAAGATCATTGGCAATAAAGAGGCCGCTGTCGAAGCTGTTATAGACCGCACAACAGGCGAGATAAATATAATGAGCGAGGGCAAAGTAATTAAAAGCGCTGAATTTGGCAGAATAGCCGCCCAGACGGCAAAGCAGGTCATAATACAGAAGATACGCGAGGCGGAGCGCGACATAGTATTGGAGGATTACACAAAACGCATCGGTACCATAGTAAACGGCTCTGTGCATAGATTCGAAAAGGGCGATATAATAATTGACCTTGGTAAGACTGAAGCTGTGCTTCCAAGATCCCAGCAGTCACAAGGCGAACGATATAAACAGGGCGACAGGGTGCGCGCTTATATTCTGGAGGTCAACAAAACGGCTCACGGGCCTCAGGTAATATTAACCCGCTCCGATGTCGCATTCGTAAAGAAATTATTCGAAATCGAAGTGCCGGAGATAATGGATGGGATAGTAGAGATAAGGTCCATGGCAAGAGAGCCGGGTGAGAGGACCAAAATAGCGGTATGGTCGAAGGACGAGAAGGTGGACGCTGTTGGGGCGTGTGTCGGCATGAGAGGTTCGCGCGTAAAAGATATAGTGAATGAATTAAGAGGCGAACGCGTCGATATAGTAAGATGGAGTGACGATATAAAAGAGTATGTCAAGGCAAGTTTAAATCCCGCTGAACCGCTTGAGATAACTGTCGATAAGGCCAATAAGAGAATAGGCGTTGTAGTAGCCGACGATCAGCTTTCTATAGGCATCGGAAAGCACGGCCAGAATGTCAGGCTTGCGTCAAGGCTTATAGGATGGGAGATAGATATAAGGGGTAAAGAAGAGAAAGCTAAGAAGGCGGCAGAGGCTGTGATGGGCCCGGCAAAGGCCCAGGAAGAGCCTGTGGCCCCCACAGAGCCGGCACCGGCGGTTGAAACTACCACGGAGTTTAATATTACCAGTATTGAAGGAGTCGGGCCTAAGATAGCCAAAATATTAAAAGATGCGGGATTTGATACGCTGGAAAAGATAAAGAACCTTACAGTAGAAGACCTGACAAAGTTACAAGGTATAGGTGAAAAGACTGCCCAGAAGATAGTCAAGTCTGCGAAGGGAATATGA